TGGATCGCCTCGTCGAGGCTGAGCTTGTCTCCTTGCGCCGAGAATAGCGTTGCCGCGGCCGAAATCAAAGCCAAGCCGCTCATCCCTCGTCCTCCTGGGAGGCCGCGCCCTCTACGTTCTTGAGGTAATTGGCGAACTCATCGATGAACTCGCGCACCGAATCGAACTTGAAGATCATCAGCCCTTTGTGGAGCGGATGCCGCAGAACCAGCATCTTGTCTCCAGCCCGAAGTCCGAGCTCGTTTCGAGCCTCCGCCGGGATCACGATCTGACCTCGCTCGCCGACGGTGACCGCCCCGAAGAAACTGTGGGACAGCTCGTCTTCGCAACAGTTATGCGAATCATGTTTTTCATTCATTGTCGCAGAAATCATACTCCATCCCCCTGCTTGGTGGCGCCATTTCTAAGAAAAAAGTGGGACGAAATTCCCTCACCGACCGTGAACGATACTGGCAGTCCCCGACGGGAGTTGAGGGGCTTAGGGCGAATTGCCCAGGTAAAGAAAAGGACGGCTCAGCGAGCCGTCCTTGGGAATCCCGAAGACGATCGGTCAGTCGGACTGCGTGGCGTAGACGCTGATCCTTCTCTTGGCGGTGGGTCCCTCGAACTTCACCT
The genomic region above belongs to Candidatus Nitrosymbiomonas proteolyticus and contains:
- a CDS encoding SpoVT / AbrB like domain protein, with the translated sequence MISATMNEKHDSHNCCEDELSHSFFGAVTVGERGQIVIPAEARNELGLRAGDKMLVLRHPLHKGLMIFKFDSVREFIDEFANYLKNVEGAASQEDEG